In the Leptospira sp. WS4.C2 genome, one interval contains:
- a CDS encoding DUF1574 family protein: MKDIRVYFIPFLLLLLIIITDKLICIPDVRESGRRTYKAGQNMLLGMPAIWEEDKTFQKNGKRVVVVTGTSRSEAFHEWAEIPVSKSVLKEPVYFETRTAVKASEFLLYYLMIKSMTDSGFKPDILFLEFSEEMLNENNVYTYKTKWAELMLHEEELIDIYDAMSPQFKRDIIARLLFLGYNYHFNPVLALKNLVSGKRVANDSYFIGVSSVLNAKRPFTPDRIGYQIDQFPEKEYQDRIIGYAESRKYYFLRDFKISEPEINFFRKIVEHAEANNIPMVIWEPQIHPYFQEIRSNITGGGLFKKNIEKYVNPNSRNIRYVSLNEGNSKCQTYVDCSHVSPICVPEIADKLLQIAKEIPNFK; the protein is encoded by the coding sequence TACTCTTACTCTTAATCATCATTACCGATAAGTTGATTTGTATTCCAGATGTACGTGAGAGCGGAAGGAGGACATACAAAGCCGGACAAAATATGTTACTTGGAATGCCTGCAATTTGGGAAGAAGACAAAACATTTCAAAAAAATGGGAAACGGGTTGTAGTGGTTACGGGAACCTCTCGTTCCGAAGCATTTCATGAATGGGCTGAAATTCCAGTATCAAAATCAGTTTTAAAAGAACCAGTTTACTTCGAAACTAGAACTGCCGTTAAAGCTTCAGAATTTCTTCTTTATTACTTGATGATCAAATCGATGACTGATTCGGGATTCAAACCAGATATCTTATTTTTAGAATTTTCTGAAGAAATGTTGAATGAAAACAACGTGTACACATATAAAACGAAATGGGCAGAACTTATGTTACACGAAGAGGAACTTATTGATATTTATGATGCGATGAGTCCACAATTCAAACGGGACATCATTGCACGTCTTCTCTTTTTAGGTTATAACTATCATTTCAATCCAGTTTTGGCTTTAAAGAACCTTGTTTCAGGAAAACGCGTTGCAAATGATAGTTATTTTATTGGAGTTTCATCCGTATTGAATGCAAAAAGACCATTCACTCCAGATCGAATAGGATACCAGATAGATCAATTCCCCGAAAAAGAATACCAAGATCGAATTATTGGTTATGCTGAATCACGTAAATATTACTTTTTGCGTGATTTCAAAATCTCTGAACCAGAAATTAATTTCTTTCGTAAAATTGTTGAACATGCGGAAGCAAATAACATTCCAATGGTTATATGGGAACCTCAGATCCACCCTTATTTTCAAGAAATAAGAAGTAATATCACAGGTGGTGGACTCTTCAAAAAGAATATAGAAAAATATGTAAATCCAAATTCTAGGAACATCCGTTATGTGAGCCTAAACGAAGGCAATTCAAAGTGCCAAACCTACGTAGATTGCAGCCATGTTTCCCCTATTTGTGTTCCTGAAATTGCAGATAAGTTATTGCAAATCGCGAAGGAGATCCCAAACTTTAAATAA
- a CDS encoding TolC family protein encodes MFFVFFPKPLQITLSCLVYIYITIGPLHAESNDSFGSNCQKNSSLLELSQCIVLKHPDYRIEEIKLREISGRKKIASYYFPSNPVFNSYAATRKGDSSGPSFLSGPTAANNFQVMVNQEVFTNGKREIAVQIADEEFKAQVIRLESVRRILEFSVLKKMTRFRYLHLEEENSLNSLNLVKELKKVSKARVNEGLSPGIDESLSESEEIRIFKIWNQTHRLSENAKSELEVLLGIPFEMDTTQIHHWILPKDLPKDKADLIHMAMQMRPELSLSEKEIELSVLRQNEVRRQKIPNVTLGAFAQNDGFNERVVGGIISFPMTVWRDYEGETIIASSKIDNSKELKESVSRNIKQEVLFALTNYLTLSEEIKLYDTQTMDRAESDLKNLQEAIRFGKIKIIDAINHQRILLQTKLNYLNTKSEFELSQIELVRVLGLPSDSLGVKP; translated from the coding sequence ATGTTTTTTGTTTTTTTCCCCAAACCACTTCAGATAACATTGAGTTGTTTGGTATATATCTATATTACAATTGGTCCACTTCATGCGGAATCAAACGATTCCTTTGGAAGTAATTGCCAAAAAAACAGTTCTTTATTGGAGCTTAGTCAGTGTATTGTCCTTAAACATCCTGACTATCGAATCGAAGAAATCAAACTGAGAGAAATTTCTGGAAGAAAAAAAATAGCCTCTTACTACTTTCCTTCGAATCCAGTTTTCAATAGTTATGCGGCAACAAGAAAAGGAGATTCTTCTGGCCCCTCTTTTTTATCTGGACCGACTGCAGCAAATAACTTTCAAGTTATGGTCAACCAAGAAGTTTTTACTAATGGGAAACGAGAGATTGCAGTTCAAATCGCAGACGAAGAATTTAAGGCACAAGTCATTCGCCTAGAATCTGTAAGACGAATTTTAGAATTCAGTGTTTTAAAAAAAATGACGAGGTTTCGTTATCTTCATCTGGAAGAAGAAAACAGTCTCAATAGTTTAAATCTTGTTAAAGAATTAAAAAAAGTATCAAAAGCAAGAGTGAACGAAGGATTATCTCCAGGGATTGATGAGTCCTTATCTGAATCGGAAGAAATTCGGATATTTAAAATTTGGAACCAAACACATAGGTTATCTGAAAATGCAAAGTCGGAACTTGAGGTTTTACTTGGGATCCCTTTCGAAATGGATACAACCCAGATCCATCATTGGATTTTACCCAAAGATTTACCAAAAGACAAAGCAGATTTAATCCATATGGCAATGCAGATGCGTCCTGAACTTTCCTTGTCTGAAAAAGAAATTGAATTATCTGTTCTACGCCAAAATGAAGTTAGACGTCAAAAAATCCCGAATGTAACTTTAGGGGCTTTTGCACAAAACGACGGATTTAATGAGAGAGTGGTTGGAGGAATTATAAGTTTCCCGATGACTGTTTGGAGAGATTATGAAGGGGAAACCATCATAGCTTCATCGAAAATTGATAATTCTAAAGAACTGAAAGAATCTGTTTCTAGAAATATCAAACAAGAAGTTCTATTTGCGCTGACTAACTATTTAACTCTTTCTGAGGAAATTAAACTCTATGATACACAAACAATGGATCGTGCCGAATCTGATTTAAAGAATCTGCAAGAAGCAATTCGATTTGGAAAAATAAAAATCATAGATGCTATCAATCACCAACGAATTCTTTTACAAACAAAACTGAACTACCTGAACACAAAATCGGAATTTGAATTATCTCAAATTGAACTGGTTCGTGTTCTCGGATTACCTAGCGACTCATTAGGAGTCAAACCATGA
- a CDS encoding efflux RND transporter periplasmic adaptor subunit, with product MKKQTILLISSLLLIAFSIYLWKFRGSNVSLENSEEPKDIVKLLGENRKNLSLETEVVRTEPIQTKIELIGETEAVPDAIIDVPARISGRITAVFFVEGDSIKKGQKLATIDSPELAKLRSTYLVAKSKYTAAEQNLNRINSLVKMNLAAKQEFIDAEANLKVIESEKNSAEENLRANGIIIDNSASGVYTVFAPRPGLALSRNAIPGSIVLGNQILTTIAELSHLWFQAKIFENDLKYLSEGISGKIILNAYPDSEFEGVLEHIGEKVDPESRTVHARLVFKNKDRKAKIGLFGKAALNVNGRSGIQILEGAIQSYQNRKFVFIESQTNEFKWQEITTGSSTDGKTEVLSGITEGDRIVTKGAFELKAILFKSTFGGE from the coding sequence ATGAAAAAACAAACAATACTACTGATTAGCTCCCTTCTTCTCATTGCCTTCTCCATCTATTTATGGAAATTCCGAGGATCAAACGTAAGTTTGGAAAATTCAGAAGAACCCAAAGATATCGTGAAATTATTAGGAGAAAATAGGAAGAACCTCTCCTTAGAAACGGAAGTTGTTCGAACCGAACCGATCCAAACAAAAATTGAATTAATCGGTGAGACAGAAGCTGTACCTGATGCAATCATCGATGTACCTGCCAGAATCTCGGGACGTATTACGGCTGTTTTCTTTGTGGAAGGTGATTCCATCAAAAAAGGACAGAAATTAGCAACTATTGATTCTCCGGAACTTGCGAAACTCAGGTCTACTTATTTGGTAGCAAAATCCAAATACACAGCCGCAGAACAAAATCTAAACCGTATCAATTCATTGGTGAAAATGAATTTGGCAGCCAAACAAGAGTTTATTGACGCCGAAGCAAATCTAAAAGTTATAGAATCAGAAAAAAATTCTGCGGAAGAAAATCTACGAGCAAATGGAATTATAATCGATAACTCTGCATCGGGAGTGTATACAGTGTTTGCTCCAAGGCCGGGTCTAGCACTTTCAAGAAATGCAATTCCTGGATCGATTGTTTTAGGAAATCAAATTCTAACAACAATTGCAGAACTTTCGCATCTCTGGTTTCAGGCAAAGATTTTTGAAAACGATTTGAAATACTTGTCGGAAGGTATATCTGGTAAAATCATTTTGAATGCATATCCAGATTCAGAATTCGAAGGAGTTTTAGAACATATTGGCGAAAAAGTAGATCCCGAATCCAGAACAGTTCATGCAAGACTTGTTTTTAAAAATAAAGATCGGAAAGCAAAGATCGGTTTGTTTGGAAAGGCAGCTTTAAATGTCAACGGTAGATCTGGAATTCAAATCTTAGAAGGTGCCATTCAATCCTACCAGAATCGAAAATTTGTATTTATAGAATCGCAAACCAACGAATTCAAATGGCAAGAAATCACAACAGGGAGCAGTACTGATGGAAAAACAGAAGTCCTTTCTGGAATAACGGAAGGAGATCGGATAGTCACTAAAGGAGCCTTTGAACTCAAGGCCATTCTCTTCAAATCAACCTTTGGTGGAGAATGA
- a CDS encoding efflux RND transporter permease subunit — MEFLTKIVQVSLQNRLLVIILTALLVFGGFYSLNHLKVDAVPDITNVQVQVITTSPALSTLEIEQYITLPVERAITGIPNLIEVRSVSRYGFSLVTAVFADGTDLWKSRQLVSEKLTEASENIPAIFGKPVIGPITTGLGEVFQFTLESELHTQMELTTYLNWYINPTLKTVPGIVEVNSFGGKTKQYQVIVDPLKAASLGVSLNQIVNAVQSNNLSTGSGYIERSGEQLIIGSDGLLKTISDFEKIQVGKMGDGFPVYLNSIAKIAEGPRLRKGAATAAGKSEVVGAVTLMLLGENSLEVTTAVKDKITQIEKTLPTGMKIKPYYDRSIMVKNTLNTIVWNLSEGAILVIIILFLMIGDFRSGLVIASVIPLAMLFAITLMFLRDLPANLMSMGAIDFGLIVDGAVILIENSHRRLGLKRKELKRDLTDKEQKETILTATIEVRKATIYGEIIIGIVYIPILTLSGTEGKMFIPMATTVLFALLGAFFLTLTLIPVLASYFLKAGHIAEGETKFFEKIHNWYTPKLNYCLKEPKKVTYSTIGVLVLSIILFFRLGGEFLPKLDEGNLLIEISRYPSTTLTESLQSSMKIEKAILKEIPEITEVVSRTGSPELAIEPMGVEKTDMYMDMKPRSEWNLTKREIESKLQEIIERVAPQVAYGLSQPIEMRNNEIMAGIRADVGIKIFGDDLIQLKSIAEEISTKIKHIPGVVDLRIEQLYGLEYLRIKPNREKLARYDQSILDVNRVTESISSGVPAGIVYEGMKRFEIVVKTDVGSNPEQIKNIPVKVGKNTFAPLHELSEIQIEDGPVQIYHQNQNRYALVQFNIRESDMVSTVGLVQNVLQKEIKFPAGYYYTTGGEFEKFESATKTLYVVVPITLLIIFLILYFAFNEVSAAIIIFLNVPFAITGGIFALYLRSLPFSISAGVGFIALFGIAVLNGLVLISFIRSLEQSGITKEEAVKEAAISRLRPVLTTALLASIGFIPMAISTSPGAEVQRPLATVVIGGLVSASALTLFVLPLVYLKFAAKKVFILSKDA, encoded by the coding sequence ATGGAGTTTTTAACAAAAATTGTCCAAGTATCTTTACAAAACAGATTATTAGTCATTATATTAACAGCATTACTTGTGTTTGGTGGATTTTATTCACTCAATCATTTAAAAGTAGATGCTGTTCCTGATATTACCAATGTCCAAGTGCAAGTGATTACAACTTCACCGGCTTTATCAACTTTAGAAATTGAACAGTATATTACCTTACCCGTGGAAAGAGCCATCACTGGAATTCCTAATTTAATTGAAGTCCGATCGGTTTCTCGTTATGGATTTTCTCTGGTAACTGCCGTATTTGCCGATGGAACTGATCTATGGAAAAGTAGACAGTTAGTCAGTGAAAAATTAACCGAAGCCTCAGAAAATATTCCTGCTATTTTTGGTAAACCAGTGATCGGTCCTATTACCACTGGACTTGGAGAAGTGTTTCAATTTACCTTGGAAAGTGAATTACATACCCAAATGGAACTAACCACTTACTTGAATTGGTACATCAATCCAACATTGAAAACAGTTCCAGGTATTGTGGAAGTCAATAGTTTTGGCGGCAAAACAAAACAGTACCAAGTCATTGTGGACCCATTGAAAGCAGCTTCACTCGGTGTATCTTTAAACCAAATAGTCAATGCCGTACAATCCAATAATCTATCTACTGGAAGTGGATACATCGAAAGGTCCGGCGAACAGTTGATTATTGGTAGTGATGGATTACTAAAAACAATTTCGGATTTTGAAAAAATCCAGGTTGGGAAAATGGGTGACGGGTTTCCCGTCTATTTAAATAGCATAGCAAAAATTGCCGAAGGCCCAAGGTTAAGAAAAGGTGCAGCAACTGCAGCGGGAAAATCAGAGGTGGTGGGAGCCGTAACACTGATGTTACTCGGTGAAAACTCACTGGAAGTAACAACTGCAGTAAAAGATAAAATCACACAAATCGAAAAAACTCTTCCTACTGGAATGAAAATTAAACCTTACTATGATCGTTCGATTATGGTAAAAAACACTTTAAACACGATTGTATGGAATTTATCAGAAGGGGCAATCCTTGTGATCATTATACTATTCCTGATGATCGGTGATTTTCGGTCAGGACTCGTGATTGCATCAGTCATTCCGCTTGCGATGTTATTTGCCATTACTCTTATGTTTCTGCGAGACCTACCCGCGAACCTTATGTCTATGGGTGCCATTGACTTTGGTCTTATTGTCGATGGAGCAGTCATTCTAATTGAAAACTCACATAGGCGTTTGGGACTAAAACGAAAAGAATTAAAAAGAGATCTTACCGATAAGGAACAAAAAGAAACGATTTTAACAGCAACAATTGAAGTTCGTAAGGCAACCATTTATGGTGAGATCATCATCGGTATTGTTTACATTCCTATCCTAACCTTAAGTGGAACAGAAGGAAAAATGTTTATCCCTATGGCGACGACCGTACTATTCGCATTACTCGGTGCCTTCTTTTTAACACTCACACTCATTCCTGTATTAGCATCTTACTTTTTAAAAGCGGGGCATATCGCAGAAGGAGAAACAAAATTTTTCGAGAAAATCCATAACTGGTACACACCGAAACTCAATTATTGTCTGAAAGAACCTAAAAAAGTAACTTATTCTACAATTGGTGTGCTTGTTCTCTCAATCATTTTATTCTTTCGATTAGGCGGAGAATTCCTTCCCAAATTAGATGAAGGGAATCTACTCATTGAAATTAGTCGGTATCCTTCCACTACATTAACCGAGTCTCTTCAATCTTCTATGAAAATAGAAAAAGCGATCCTCAAAGAAATTCCAGAAATTACTGAAGTGGTTTCAAGAACTGGATCTCCCGAGTTAGCTATCGAACCTATGGGTGTAGAAAAGACGGACATGTATATGGATATGAAACCAAGGTCAGAGTGGAATCTAACAAAAAGGGAAATCGAATCCAAGTTACAAGAGATCATTGAAAGAGTCGCTCCCCAAGTAGCCTATGGTTTGTCACAACCAATTGAAATGAGAAACAATGAAATTATGGCTGGTATCCGAGCCGATGTGGGAATCAAAATATTTGGTGATGATTTGATTCAGTTAAAATCCATTGCAGAAGAAATTTCTACAAAAATCAAACATATCCCTGGCGTTGTGGACTTACGAATTGAACAATTATATGGATTGGAATACCTCAGGATAAAACCTAACAGAGAAAAGTTGGCAAGGTACGACCAATCGATATTGGATGTCAACCGAGTCACAGAATCCATATCCTCAGGAGTTCCTGCGGGTATTGTTTATGAAGGTATGAAACGTTTCGAAATTGTAGTAAAAACGGACGTTGGGTCCAACCCAGAACAAATCAAAAACATACCAGTAAAGGTGGGGAAAAATACATTTGCTCCCTTACATGAGTTATCGGAAATCCAAATCGAAGATGGACCAGTACAAATTTACCATCAAAATCAAAACAGGTATGCTCTAGTTCAATTTAATATACGTGAAAGTGATATGGTCAGTACGGTGGGCCTAGTGCAAAATGTTCTTCAAAAGGAAATCAAGTTTCCAGCTGGATACTATTATACAACTGGGGGTGAGTTCGAAAAATTTGAATCGGCTACAAAAACACTTTATGTTGTTGTTCCCATCACACTCCTTATTATTTTTCTGATACTCTACTTTGCATTTAACGAAGTTTCGGCGGCCATCATCATTTTCCTCAATGTTCCTTTTGCCATCACGGGAGGGATCTTTGCACTCTATCTCAGGAGTTTGCCATTTAGCATTTCGGCTGGTGTGGGTTTTATCGCACTCTTTGGAATTGCCGTACTCAATGGTCTTGTGCTCATCAGTTTTATCCGAAGTTTAGAACAGTCAGGAATCACAAAAGAAGAGGCAGTCAAAGAAGCAGCCATTTCTAGACTTCGCCCCGTACTCACAACGGCTCTTTTGGCATCAATTGGATTCATCCCAATGGCAATTAGCACATCACCCGGCGCAGAAGTCCAAAGACCTCTTGCTACCGTAGTGATCGGAGGGTTAGTTTCTGCGAGTGCACTTACCCTCTTTGTGCTTCCTCTCGTTTATTTGAAGTTTGCTGCAAAAAAAGTCTTCATACTATCAAAAGACGCATAG
- a CDS encoding dienelactone hydrolase family protein, whose protein sequence is MKQLISILTLVFAIQCASVPTSQLSVKSTVSGIPVEYKLDGKTYEGYLATDSSNAGKRPGILVIHEWWGLNEYPKQRARQLADLGYVAFVMDVYGKGILAKDHVEAGKLSGANGDPKIILKKIYKALDILKSNPNVDSSKIGAIGYCFGGGGVIELALDGADLKGGVVSFHGFLGSKNLTSNVKKIKSKVLVHHGADDPFVPKASVETFIKTVTDAKAPVTFVSHPGAVHGFTRPGSEKHGLPGLAYNEKADYASFDSMKTFFAANFK, encoded by the coding sequence ATGAAACAACTCATTTCCATTCTTACCCTTGTATTTGCCATACAATGTGCCAGTGTTCCCACTTCACAACTTTCCGTAAAATCAACCGTTTCGGGAATTCCAGTCGAATACAAATTGGACGGGAAAACCTATGAAGGTTATCTCGCTACTGATTCCTCGAATGCAGGAAAAAGACCCGGCATCCTCGTGATACATGAATGGTGGGGCTTAAACGAGTATCCGAAACAACGCGCAAGACAATTGGCAGATTTAGGTTATGTAGCTTTTGTTATGGATGTTTATGGAAAAGGAATTCTTGCAAAAGACCATGTGGAAGCAGGAAAACTATCCGGTGCTAATGGAGATCCAAAAATTATCCTTAAAAAAATCTACAAAGCCCTCGATATCTTAAAATCAAATCCAAATGTGGATTCTAGTAAAATTGGTGCCATTGGTTATTGTTTTGGAGGCGGAGGAGTCATTGAACTTGCATTAGATGGTGCTGACTTAAAAGGGGGAGTAGTTTCTTTTCATGGTTTTTTAGGGAGTAAGAACCTTACATCGAATGTAAAAAAAATCAAAAGCAAAGTTTTAGTACATCATGGTGCGGATGATCCTTTTGTTCCGAAAGCATCTGTAGAAACTTTTATTAAAACGGTAACGGATGCAAAAGCTCCTGTGACTTTTGTTTCGCATCCAGGAGCCGTTCACGGGTTTACAAGACCTGGTTCCGAAAAACATGGACTACCAGGTTTGGCTTACAATGAAAAAGCGGACTATGCGTCTTTTGATAGTATGAAGACTTTTTTTGCAGCAAACTTCAAATAA
- a CDS encoding acyl-CoA dehydrogenase family protein: MIQSNYFQTNEDLQEHFYELIDWNEIVPIYENQFSDSKLYSENNNPRLEYAPSNVDEAKSFYEEILKSCGEISGMYVSQVAGIVDSKGLKFDNGNVIHPQEMVDVIKMYHDAGLGPVAFKRRYGGLGAPSIIKAMIAELMYRSDSSITIAVGSMGLAAILEVCASDEMKEEWIPKLISGNYTVTMGLSEPDFGSDLPNVTTKATKKDDKWFLNGTKRFQTVACGINGSPGITLTLARTGTQESGARGLSFFIVENKDYAVQGIEKKLGIKASATCETVFENSEGHLVGKEGFGLVKYVMGMLNGARLSVSSQGTGIVTAAYEEALKYAKERIQFGKPIYEIPAVRRILDRMEREMAAMRCLMVEAAYSVDKYYWYEDGRTVTPEESKIGKFWEKVANTLTPISKYYNSEMCNDLVYDGLQVLGGAGYTEDYDLSRLYRDARITNIYDGTTQIQVNAAIGGVTSGMSPTGTFRAYLDHLAKGSESNPKLQEIRTLFESIVETYKSIADQQTKEAHSFEVVESAARLVLSYLMERAKNKSIKRKELRTQWCKEFHKDSLAILSANKIKLT, from the coding sequence ATGATCCAAAGCAACTACTTTCAAACCAACGAAGATTTACAGGAACATTTTTACGAGTTGATCGATTGGAATGAAATTGTACCCATCTACGAAAATCAATTTTCAGACTCCAAACTATATTCAGAAAACAATAATCCTAGACTAGAGTATGCGCCATCTAATGTGGATGAGGCGAAATCATTTTACGAAGAGATTCTAAAATCTTGCGGAGAAATCAGTGGGATGTATGTATCACAAGTGGCAGGTATAGTAGATTCCAAAGGACTTAAATTTGATAACGGAAATGTAATCCATCCACAAGAAATGGTGGATGTAATCAAAATGTACCATGATGCGGGTCTTGGTCCCGTTGCTTTTAAAAGAAGGTATGGCGGACTCGGTGCCCCCAGTATCATCAAAGCGATGATAGCGGAGCTTATGTATAGATCTGATAGTTCCATTACCATTGCCGTGGGAAGTATGGGACTTGCCGCCATCTTAGAAGTCTGTGCTTCCGACGAAATGAAAGAGGAATGGATCCCTAAATTAATCTCCGGAAATTATACAGTCACTATGGGGCTTTCAGAACCAGACTTTGGTTCTGATTTGCCGAATGTAACGACCAAAGCAACAAAGAAGGATGACAAATGGTTTCTCAATGGAACCAAAAGATTTCAAACGGTAGCTTGTGGTATCAACGGAAGTCCAGGCATTACACTCACACTAGCGCGAACAGGAACACAAGAAAGTGGAGCGAGAGGTCTTTCCTTCTTTATCGTTGAAAACAAAGATTATGCCGTTCAAGGAATTGAAAAAAAATTGGGAATCAAAGCTTCGGCTACATGTGAAACTGTGTTTGAAAATAGCGAAGGCCATTTAGTTGGCAAAGAAGGTTTCGGACTTGTAAAGTATGTAATGGGAATGCTCAATGGTGCCCGCCTCAGCGTGTCTTCCCAAGGAACAGGGATTGTGACTGCTGCTTATGAAGAAGCACTCAAATACGCAAAAGAAAGAATCCAATTTGGAAAACCAATTTATGAAATTCCTGCAGTCCGTCGTATCTTGGATCGAATGGAAAGGGAAATGGCTGCGATGCGTTGCCTTATGGTAGAAGCAGCTTATTCAGTGGACAAATACTATTGGTATGAAGACGGAAGAACGGTAACTCCAGAAGAATCCAAAATCGGAAAGTTTTGGGAAAAGGTAGCCAACACACTCACCCCCATTTCCAAATACTACAATTCAGAAATGTGTAACGATTTAGTTTACGACGGATTACAAGTATTAGGTGGAGCGGGTTATACAGAAGATTATGATCTTTCTCGACTTTACCGAGATGCGAGGATTACCAACATTTACGATGGAACCACACAGATCCAAGTCAATGCGGCTATCGGAGGTGTGACTTCCGGAATGAGTCCTACTGGTACTTTCCGTGCTTACCTAGACCATTTGGCAAAAGGAAGCGAATCCAATCCCAAACTACAAGAAATCAGAACTCTCTTTGAATCCATAGTGGAAACATACAAATCCATTGCAGACCAACAAACCAAAGAAGCACATAGCTTTGAAGTTGTAGAATCAGCTGCAAGATTGGTTCTTAGTTATCTGATGGAAAGAGCAAAAAACAAATCCATCAAAAGAAAGGAATTACGCACCCAGTGGTGTAAAGAATTTCATAAAGACAGTTTAGCGATCCTATCTGCAAACAAAATCAAACTCACTTGA
- a CDS encoding fatty acid desaturase, which yields MRTISKKLNKEEIESFGKEVDTLREEVMSKVGKEDADHIRFMYKTYRYTEIFGRGLIHFSFEPISFVAGTLLLSISKIINNMELGHNVLHGQYDWMNDPRFNSRTFEWDIVSDAHQWKFYHNYMHHTYTNVLNKDHDYGYNFTRLTEGQKWKPVHLTQPFTNLFLAMNFQWGIGAHGFRVEHLEIPKKQRNKRTLKDFKAVFFKKIELQLVKDYILFPLLAGLNFPKIILGNMIANLIRNLWTYAVIFCGHFTENAESFSVEEIVGESKAQWYLRQLKGSSNLDGSKLFYTMTGHLSHQIEHHMFPGMPAKRYREVAPRLKEICAKYGQHYNTGSFVKQFASVWKRIIAYSFPDAIAGKLMGNRKVYLEPKAIITQPSFQVSLPTGEKSVTLT from the coding sequence ATGAGAACAATTAGCAAAAAATTAAACAAAGAAGAAATTGAATCCTTTGGAAAAGAAGTGGATACACTTCGGGAAGAAGTGATGTCCAAAGTAGGAAAGGAAGATGCAGATCATATCCGATTCATGTATAAAACCTATCGATATACTGAAATTTTTGGTCGTGGACTCATTCACTTTAGTTTTGAACCAATTTCTTTTGTAGCAGGTACATTGTTACTCTCCATATCAAAAATCATAAACAATATGGAACTTGGTCATAATGTTCTACACGGACAGTATGACTGGATGAATGACCCTCGTTTCAATTCTAGAACGTTTGAATGGGACATTGTAAGTGATGCTCACCAATGGAAGTTTTATCACAATTATATGCACCATACATATACAAATGTTTTAAACAAAGACCATGACTATGGTTATAATTTTACTCGTTTGACCGAAGGACAAAAATGGAAACCGGTCCATCTAACACAACCATTCACCAATTTATTCCTTGCGATGAACTTTCAGTGGGGAATTGGTGCACATGGATTCCGTGTAGAACACTTGGAAATTCCCAAAAAACAGAGAAATAAAAGAACTTTAAAAGATTTTAAGGCTGTGTTCTTTAAGAAAATTGAATTACAACTTGTAAAAGATTATATTTTATTTCCACTTCTTGCCGGTTTGAACTTTCCTAAAATCATTCTTGGGAATATGATCGCAAATTTAATCAGAAACCTTTGGACTTATGCGGTGATCTTTTGTGGTCATTTTACAGAGAATGCAGAATCCTTTTCTGTCGAGGAAATTGTTGGTGAATCAAAAGCGCAGTGGTATTTGAGACAACTCAAAGGTTCTTCAAACTTAGATGGCAGTAAATTGTTTTATACAATGACTGGGCACTTGAGTCATCAAATCGAACACCATATGTTTCCTGGAATGCCAGCAAAACGTTACCGTGAAGTGGCTCCTCGTTTAAAAGAAATTTGTGCTAAGTATGGCCAACACTACAATACGGGAAGTTTTGTGAAACAGTTCGCATCTGTGTGGAAACGTATTATCGCTTATTCTTTTCCTGATGCGATTGCAGGGAAATTAATGGGAAATCGTAAAGTGTATTTGGAACCAAAAGCTATCATTACGCAACCCAGTTTCCAGGTTTCCCTTCCTACTGGAGAGAAATCAGTCACCCTTACTTAA